TGTATTGAGGGGTTACTCACACTTTGGGCTCATGTTGACTCTTCGAGCAAGAAAAATGGTATTACTTGGAATAAATACTTTTTACCCTTTcccattttgtttttataagTGCCTAACTGAGCTTGTAAATTGCCAGGAAACCATGCAACTTGGATACATTTTCTTGGTAAGCTTTTGGACTTGGTGGTTCAGCAAAAAAGACTCATCTTATCAGACAAAAACTTTCTTCTTTCCCTTTTGGCCTCTTCGCTCAGCCCATCCTACGAGAGCTTCATGGCACCAAAGAATATTGAGCTAAGGTGATATAGTGTTGTTATTTTTGCTTTGTTTAACCACCATGCTCAGCATCACTATTTCATCTTACACATTCATCTAGAATGAGCCTTGGTTTGTTGCTTCTAACTTGGCTATTGAAGAAATTTGTCTTCAATTAATTTCTTCCACGGTTGCATTCTTATGAAAAAGTTCGCTTTGTTATGTTGGTGATGCGGTTATTATGGTCTAAAGTTCATTGTCGAGCATGATAATAATACATTTGATTGTTTACTTTAACACAGAATTTTTTGTAGGGTTGATCAATCTACAAGAGAGAAGATTCTTGCTTTCATTTTAAATTCCGCCCTGAAACTGCCTGATTATGCAAAGGTTGTTTTTGATCTGCTGTTACCTTCCAAATCCTGCTCTTCTTCTAAATGCTTTTTGTTATTATTACTATTGTTTTTCAAAACTACCATCAGCTACATAGGAATTAACGGAGTTGATTGTTTCTGTCAGCTTTCAATTTTATCTTTGCTTAAAGGAATGGGCAATGCCATTTTACATGATAGAGAGATGAAGTCATTTTTATCACTGCTTTTGGAGAGACGCAGTCAAGATTGTGTCTCTAGCCATGGTTTGTCAAACACTGAAGTTCAGATACTATGCCATCTACTGGAGGTAAGTCAACGGTGTTCTCAATGCTTTGTTTGACTTTATGGCTTTATGCACACATACTTCATCTTACTTTTACTCTGTAATGGGAAACTTGGCTTCTTCCTATTCTAGAGTTGTGCTATGCCTTCTCCATCAGATAAGCATGTTTCAGAGGATCATTTGTTGGAGGCTTTGAAGGTGAGAAACTATCAACTAGATTGTTGTGCATCCTGGTCATCAATGTTAAATCCTTTAACCTTACATGTGTTGACATTACTTTTTGCTATTCTAGTTGGATGGTTTGGCTCCAGAAGACCCTGCTGTTATACAGCCTTGTCTAACTGTTCTGCAGAAGCTTAGCGGTCAAATATACAGTGGGCTAGAGACAGAAATACAGGTTAACTTTTCTGTTTTTTAGAATTATGCATGTATGATGTATGTTGCTTGGGCAACATCAATGAGCTCTTTTGATAATTTGCTAATGTGTTTATTTATATTGAAAAGtatgaatttgaagtaaagATTCGTCTGTAGGTCACTAACAAGGGTAAATTACAAACATGTGACACCTATGTTAGTTCTCATCGTTTTTCCCTGAATTCCCTTCTCTCCGGACATAGCCACTGAACATGGACATCCTGTGAATTGTTATACTGTTCTTATTTGTCACTTCACTGAAGCGTAGAGATTTGTCCATAAATTGGAGATGGCAAATCCAGAtagggtaaatttgtcatcaTTTTTTTGTATTGTGCAGGACCTTCTGTTTCGAAgacttctttctttatttcGGAATGCTAATGGTGATATACAAAACGAAACTAGAGCGGCGCTGCTGCGGTTAAATGTTTGTTCTTCCCTCTCTGCCTCTatctccttttttctttttcttttttgggttaATTTTGTGCTATTTGGTTTTGCTTTGCTTCATATGTTGTCAGACTAGCTTGTTTTGCCTGAAAAATGTGATGCTAGAGataactaatatttttttttaacattcaaCAAGTCTCTGATTGAGATTGCGTACTTTTCTTGGAGTTGATTTATGTTTAGTTCATTGAACCATTGTGCATACAGCTCATTTGCATACGTTTGGATGTATCAGATTACCTGCTCTACTATCATTCGGACACTTGATTACATAGTTAAAGACAGAACTGGTTCAGTGCatggaaagaagaaaatgaaattggTAGGTCATCTGAAGTCCAGCCAGTCCCATGATTTGTCATGTAATGGAGAAAATGCACTCTCTCTCCTTGGATCCCTCCTTGAAGTTCTGCTATTTAAGAAAGACATAGAGAACAGGTGTGTACTTTCTTATGCTCCCACTGTTTTTAACAAACTAGAAAGTGAGGCTTTGATACCTTTTTAGACTAATTGCTTTCAATTTGTTTGTTGTAGGGATTCTCTTTTGGGGTCACtatttaaacttctttccaAAACATTTTCCGATGAGTGGGTACAGAGTGTTCTTGACCAGGATGAAAAGTGTATTCAAGTCGTTTCTAGCAATTCTGACTCTTTGTCAAGCACAATAAGTTCCATACAACAGACATTGCTGATAATCCTAGAAGATATTTGTTCTTCTCTAACACATTCAGTTTCACTGGGGGTATGCTACAATATTtggaatttgaatttgttttttagAGATGCTGAccataccatatttttatagAGTCTAGTAGTCTGCATTTCTttaattttgtatctttaatTTTGTGGCAGGATGACATATTACATGAGATTGATGTCAAAATGTTGGTTGAGTGCGCCCATTCTGCAAAAGATGGAGTTACTCGCAACCATGTATTTTCACTGATTTCCTCTATCACAAAGATTATTCCGGAAAAAGTTTTGGAGCATATACTGGATATTTTTACTGTTATTGGTGAAGCAGCAGTCACACAGGTTTGTAGATATACTTTACTGTTTTTAACTAGCTAATGTTGTGCCTTGCACTTTCAACTTCTGGCCTGAGTTCTACTCTCTCATTGTGTAGAATAGTCATGGTTTATATTTTATTGTGTAGATTGACAGCCATTCACAGCGTGTGTTTGAGGATCTTATATCTACAGTTGTTCCATGCTGGTTATCTGGGACAGGCAACAATGACAAATTGCTCCAGGTAATTTTTTACTGTTTTCAATGGTGAAGCTAGCAACTTGCAATGGGGGTTAATGTTTGTAACCATGTTGTGATTTCATCTGCTCTTCAGATTTTTATCAATATATTGCCGGAAGTTGCCGAGCATAGAAGGCTATCAATCATTGTATACCTACTGAGGTACTGTTGGTTTAAACATGATTGAAATTCAtcttattttccctttttaGGTTCCGCTTATGTTTATGTTCATATGCAGGACCTTGGGAGAGGCAAATAGTTTGGCTTCATTACTTGCCCTTCTCTTCCGTTCATTGGTTACACGAAAAGGATTATTTTACTTTGAGAGCACGCATACTTCAGATAGCTCCACAGCCTCATTACAGAGAGAGTGGGAATATTCTCTGGGTCTTCAAATATGTGAGCAATATTCATGCATGATATGGCTTCCCCCTTTGGTTTTGATGCTTAAACAAATAGGAGCTGGTATTCAGTCTCAAGAACTGTTTATCGAATTGTTAATTGCTATGCGATTCACCTTAAACAAATTGCAAGATCCAGAATTTGCCTTCAAGCTTGCATCAAGGGAAGATTCAGAAAAAATTCAGGTACTGATTTTTCACAAATAAGAGTTCGTTAATTTACATAAGCCAATTAATAATGATGAGATCTGTTAAATTGATCAACAAATATCTATGTTTTGGTATGTCCTTCGTTAAGGTTGAGCGACTGTTTTCTGCTAAAATGTGCAGGCTACGCTGGAAGAGCTTATGGAGCAGGTTGTCTCTATCCAGCAACTTGTGGATGCAACAAGGAAGAAAAGGAGTATCCATGTTTCTGTTAGGAAAGAGTTGAAGGAGTGCATGCATGCTGTATTAAGGACTATTACAGTGGTCATGATGCCCCAGACACACTTCAGTGGTATCACTAAGTTGCTTGGCCATAGAGATAgaaatgtggcaaagaaggtaCTTATTGTATTCTATTTCTAGGACTTATAAATGTCTATATGCATGCATACGTATTTATGTGTATCTATATATGTATTTGAAAACCTGAGTAGGATTTGGAGGCTGCTAAGTATCAATTACTGTAATATGTCATAGCTTAATTTAACTGAAGTGTGAGATATCATTGACAACTGAGTTAAACACCAATTTGTGTGATTGGATATTTTAGCACTTTTTGTTTCTGCTTTAAGTTAGGTTGACAAAATTGGAAATTTGTAAAACATGATTTGGCCTGAAAGTGTAAAAAGTAAAAGACTAAATCATAGTGCAAGAACTGGATACTTGATAACGATTTTTGTAGCAAGAAAACCTTGAAACAACTGGCTGAAAAGCAGATACTAATGACCCTGTTCTGTGCCCAAAGTGTAATCATGTCATGATATAGTTAGCAGTCGAATAGTGGTTCCTTGGTCTATTAATATTGTCTTTGCTGACATGTGCCTTGTAAtatcaattattcaatttgcATTATGATAGGGAGTATTTTATTTCACATTAAGTTCAATTTTTGGGCAGGCACTTGGACTCTTGTGTGAAACAGTTAGGGAGCATGACATGGTCCGACCAAAGCAAAAACATAAATCCATTTCCAGCGATCGGTGGCAGCATCTAGACGAGAATTCTCTTGAATCGTTTCACAGTATGTGTTTGAAAATTGTTCAGTTAGTTGATGATTCATCAGATGATATGGAAGTCTCTTTGAAGGTGGCAGCGGCTTTGGCTCTAGAAGTTCTGGCCCATAGGTTTTCTTCTAATCATTCCATCTTCATTGAGTGTCTACCATATGTTACAAAAAATATCAGTATGCACGACTTGGCAGTGTCCTCTAGCTGCCTTCAAGCAACTGGTGCTTTGATTAATGTGCTCGGGCACAGGGCACTATCTGAGCTTCCTCACGTAATGGAAAACTTGATTAGGATTTCTCGCAAAACATTTTTATCTTCAGATATGAAAACCATATCTGGTGTGGATGGCACGGATATTGCGTTACAAATACCAAAGGAATCTCTTATTTTATCTATTCTAGTCAGTTTGGAGGCTGTTGTAGTTAAGCTAGGAGGtttcttgaacccctatcttGAAGAAATTACAAGAATTATGGTGCTTGATCTTGATTATGCGTCAGGGTCTGATCCGAAGCTGAAAATGAAAGCTGACTCAGTACGAAGGCTCATCACTGAGAATATCCCTGTAAGAATCTGAACAATGTTTTTATTGTATTATTGCTTATAGTAAAAAAGTTTTTTTCCCCTTATTATGTCATCTCACGTAATATCAATTCTGGTTGTCTTATCCAGGTTCGACTTGCCCTACCGCCCTTGCTGAAAATATACTCTAGTACGGTTGAGTCTGGTGATTCGAGCTTAGCAGTTTATTTTGGAATGCTGGAAAACATGATTGGTAGAATGGATAGATCATCTGTTAGTGGTTACCATGCTAAGATTTTTGACCTCTGCTTGCTTGCTCTTGATCTACGTCGCCAACATCCTGCATCTGTTCAGAAAATTGATGATGTAGAGAAGATTGTGTTCAATGCAATGATTGCTCTCACTATGAAACTCACTGAGAGCCTGTTCAAGCCTCTTTTCATTAGAAGTATTGATTGGGCGGAGTCAGATGTGGAAGATATTGCAAGTACGGGAAATATACCGAGGGCTATATCTTTCTATGGTCTGGTAAATAAACTTGCTGAGAACCATCGGTGAGTCAGTTCTTCCTGTTTGTGCTTACAGTTACCAGAAGTTAGTTGTAGTGATTTGATTGCCCTTCtgtgttttgtgtgtgtgtgtgtgtgtctgtggtGCCAATCTGTGAATTTGGTTTACGATTGGGGTGCTTGATTTCAGAGATTGGGTTGAATGTGTGATGCATGACTGCGACGAATAATAGTTATTTCTTAACATTATATTTTGTGCGTTCTTGTGGGTAAAAAAATGGTATTAAATGGATTCAGCTGGTCTCTGATGATCTAACTTGCTGCATCTTAGGATTGATCATTGCATCACCTTTTTTTAAGTCTTATTTTGTTTGATTTCCTTATTCGGGGACCAATATTTCAAGTGAATTCGTTCTTTATTTTATGttaatttcattattttaaaCTGCAGATCTCTTTTTGTTCCTTACTTCAAATACTTGGTGGATGGTTGTGTGCGTTACCTTACTGTTGCTGGAGATGTGAATACTTCTGGTTCAACACGAAAAAAGAAGGCTAAAATTCAGGAAGGGAAGGACAACAGTATATTGCTTGGCAACTGGCATCTCAGGGCTTTGGTGTTATCCTCTTTACACAAGTGTTTTCTCTATGATACTGGAAGCTTGAAGTTTTTGGACTCTTCGAATTTTCAGGTCAGTCCaccttttgttttcaaattttgtatCCAGGGATAGTAATGTGTATGATTTCCTTGTTTATATTGGATGCCGTTGAGCCCTACAAGTTAGGAGAGATAAGAGAGGGGGAAAAGGGAGATTTTAATGGAGGGAACCTGTAattaaagatattttttttcaaaattaaagttATTCAGTTGGTCACGACGTGAAGAATTTTAAAAGGATGGAGGGAACCTTTTTATGTTTCTTCAGCGATTTTATTGTCTCACACTCACTATATAAACTTTGTATGTGTTCTCGGTCTTCTACCGTATGAAAAAATTTCATCTGAGTTGTTGGAACCAACCTTCTATATTTTCTTTAGCCTCTTCTCGACCTTGGAATTAAAGATAGGTTCTTGAAGACACATTGCCTTTTAGAATTTGGAAGATTCATTATGTTATGCCATTATTTCTGTTATTTATTAAAGTTGCTTGAATTTGCAGGTTCTACTGAAACCCATTGTTTCACAGCTCGTCGCTGAACCACCATCGTCTCTAGAAGAGCATCCAGACATACCATCCGTGGAGGAAGTTGATAATTTATTGGTGGTTTGTATTGGTCAAATGGCTGTGACTGCAGGAAGTGACCTTTTATGGAAGCCCTTGAATTATGAGGTGATTTTCCTTTTCATGATATTTTACGCTTATGTACACAAATCTCTACTTCGTTCTTGTCTCTGTCACGGTCCAGATTCATATGAAGAAGTTGGACTTTACATAGGTTTCTTAAAATAGCCGAACACGTGGTTCTTCCAGCCTTTTCTTCGATTTTCTCTCTTTTAGTTCAAAGATTAAGCTTCTCTTTCTGCATGTTTGTCTTTGTGTTCTTACACTTATATATTGTGAATCCAGGTGCTGATGCAGACACGCAGTGACAATGTACGGACCCGAATTTTGGGCCTGAGAATTGTCAAGTATCTATTGGAGCATCTGAGAGAAGAATATCTGGTATTCCTGCCCGAGACCATTCCGATCTTGGGAGAATTGCTCGAGGATGTGGAGCTCCCTGTTAAATCTCTTGCGCAGTCGATTCTCAAGGATATGGAGACCATGAGTGGTGAAAGCCTCAGAGAGTACCTGTGAATGCAATTCATACGCTGACGTTGGCCGAGCTTTTCTGTATTCCAGTGGTCGTTTTGCTCTGTTCATGACGGCAACGCAGGATCCCTCGTCTTAGGGATCGGTTTATGTGTGGTCCTACCGGAACTGCAAAAATTTTGATCGTTTTAGTTTACGGAATGGTTCGGACAGCACCCGAAATGTTTACCTTGGTTGTTCCTTTGTGCTTGTAATATTTTGGCCCTAGAGAAACACGCATCATCGAGGGTGGTGTTGTATACACAGGCGCAGCCCCGAAGTTGGGCGTTTAAATTTTGTAGTTTTATTTGCATATGGTTTTCAAACTTCGTATTTGCTCCTTTGCAATTCTCTTCGCAACCACAGCAACAAAGCTTTATCCACTAAGTGAAATTTTGTGCTTGGTTTTGCGTTAACTTTTTCATTAGCTTCAAATACCACGTCTTTCTTGAAGTCTTTTTCTACGTCTTTGTACGTCTTTTTCTCCTCTCTTTTGTCGTGAGCATCTGGCCATTTACGTGTAGGAAAAACAAGATAATACATAGTTTTGACAGAACATGTGGTATTAAAGCCGAGAACGATAATTGAAATTCATAACAGTCCAtagtttataaaaataaaaaaaagaaaaactaacaaaaagtcCATAAAAACtgtagttttaatgaaaaatgacaaataaaggtgtagtgaatagtaccaggaaaaggtaaaaatgtggtttttccttaaaagtgaacaataccgtaAGTGTTTCTTTAAAACTCTataaaaaaatgaccaaatgaATGTTATATTTACAACTCTCACTTAATATTACAGTTTATATTTCTCTATTTATAAGTGAGATGACTCTTGTGGATGACGATACCAAATTGTTATGACATATTCATTGTGTGCTTTACTGCCTTAGTCCAATTCTCCCACTGCTCTAAACTTTGTAGGGTTCTGTCAGGTAGGGTGTGTTAAATTATTGATTTTAACGTGTGAGTAAACACATAAGAAGTTAGTATATAAAGACATCGTGGATGTAGTATTGGAGTTTGGAAATATGGAGACCATGTTCGGCCCATTGGGCTTAATCGATGGAATCCGATACAGGCCCTAATTAgtggaagaaaaaaagggaaagagcACTTGGGGTTTGCCGGACTTCCACGCCTACGCAGTCGCTGCCGTTAGTTTTTTTTACTACGCGCGCTCCTCCTTCCCGGTCCGTTTCTCATTCGCGCACTCCTCTGTAGGGTTTTGGAATCACAAAACTCTCAAGCATTTCCATCAACTGCAACTCAAAACCTTTCGAATTCCAATCTAAGGTACCTGCACATTTCCTTGTCAACTGATTTTCGATACtgatttgtgtttgttttctgtttggtttccgagaaaataaatgaaagcgGGAAAATATTGATCCTGGATTTCTGATTATTTAGGTCGATTAATGTGTTTAAGATGAATATCTGTACGGTGTTGTTGTGCCCTGTACTTGTTTGAAGAAATGTCTCTGTGAATGCATTGAATAGGGAGCTCGAGATGCTGCCGAGATGGAGCAGAGCTGTTGCTCAGCTCTCGAGGCTGGGTACGCAGCAGAACCTGAATCTCAGAAacgaattctatgttgtttcgCGCCAAACCTATGCCAGGGCTGCTGCTGCAGTTGCTCCTGATACCGCTTTTACTGTGGAAAAACCTCTTCCTGCCGAGCCAGTGGTACGATTTGAAGCTACCCTTTTGGTTTTAGTAATCAAGCTTTCTGATTTAAGTAAttattggttgtaatttgaatcGGGTTTGATGGTTTTCTTGTTAATGGGTATAGAGTATCCTGAAATTAAATCATTAATGGCGTACCTGTTTTCTTGCGACCGTGTTTCTGTGGTTATGTGTGCATATATTTATTGTTTAGTTCATTGTTGAGACTTTGCGTAACAACGTTGGACAGGTAAATTtggacaaattgttttggtcTAAGCCCTCCTCATTGGCTTTGGCCCCGGACTCCCCATTGAGAATTGATGAGCCACAATATGGGAGCTTTAAGCGTGCGATTCTTAGGATGTTGCTGTTTTATAGCAAACAAAGCAAGTCTATTCGAGGGGCCAATGTCGTGTATAAGCGAATCGTTTCACAAGTTGATAAGCCGGGCATCTATGAAGgtcattttttcaatttattttctccTCGTCATTTATGATTACATGGGGTGGGGGAATTTTCACATGAACATAAGGTTGAGGGAGGGGGGAATGGGCTATCTTTTGTGGAAGCATTTCTATGTAGCCAAAAAAGGATGTATTGGGTTTTCTGCGTTTGTGCAGTAACACCTCCACATCATTTAATGTAAAAGAATCAACCAAGAATCAACCATTTTATCTTATTCATTTCTAAAGTATTCTCACCTTCTGTAGGAGATGagaattttctattttttgggCCCAGGAAACTGTCTATATGTGTTTGGAAACTTTACTTGAAATAACATCAGTTACATAGCTCTGTGTAGGAACTAAACTTTTCTCCTAAATATGCAGTATTCAATTTGGAGAAAACCTTTAAGACAACATTCTCTCTACTTGTACTACATATGTGGCTTTGCTTACGCCGGTTGAAAGAAGAGGGAAAGGATGGTGTTGAATTCGGGCAATACATATATGAGATTTACAATCATGATGTGGAACTTAGGGTATCTAAGGC
This region of Malus domestica chromosome 07, GDT2T_hap1 genomic DNA includes:
- the LOC103440073 gene encoding uncharacterized protein At3g06530 isoform X2 yields the protein MATSIAAQLEAIKSVIQADTEPSGSSKRPFTRPSILFDAKEAADIDVHTIFSIALQGLEVLVSVDERFRIYKNDLFSQKSKDLDRELMGIEDNNRINASISSYLRLLSGHFELSSSIKTLEYLIRRYKIHVYNFEELILCGLPYHDTHIFVRIVQLINLRNSKWKFLDGVKASGAPPPRNVIVQQCIRDKGVLEILCNYASPSKKYRPSRTVIKFCMAVVIEVLGSATSVDSDVVKRILPLVASGLESGTKGHPENKAGAMMIVGLLASKVTLSPKLVKSLIRSIAEIAREEAKESADLQLFRLSLMTLINLVQLQAVDMFPIKTMEIFMDIRDIAGILLGLFNEFNIDRFILVLLDSLVDYSSSNESCQLALISVLETIPSKSFVQHVVAKVLSSCLQSSQKITNSTSSISGSWAKKILIVLSKKYPSELQGAVQKFLDEKNVQTKKGGSVYETLGKMLDGNLDTSLAFSESKIWFGLHHPKADVRRRVLSALGTSVVLEAKAINPQSFVTIQDAILRQLHDDDLTVVRAALSVDKLSTIINSSDLVEALDDVLKRCFSILMSSSLENTSLACDVAVLCLNNASSDIHDNVDRCNILAAMIFPLLLVLPKTQRLNLKALELAKEVKWPLFENLAAPASSTAFASQPGRLSSINMDTITGLASRFLLHPEEFMPWLVNSANAFESSRTLFFLVMMQTLVIQKNESAEALALFEIGFPALKTEWEAFESVGDSSIEEFDTEMLNWDCRTFLDKLDSNLKSLNANILICLVWKLMKAFLSVMPATVSVDDDKKWVSWLRDLFVFFSVSKFKKVFKEHRHYLVTKCKVSAVCFLPKFFTEEDVPVAVQVESLNCFTYLCRQPEVRLPIQLLAEFPSVLVPLDSYNQDIRNAAMSCIEGLLTLWAHVDSSSKKNGNHATWIHFLGKLLDLVVQQKRLILSDKNFLLSLLASSLSPSYESFMAPKNIELRVDQSTREKILAFILNSALKLPDYAKLSILSLLKGMGNAILHDREMKSFLSLLLERRSQDCVSSHGLSNTEVQILCHLLESCAMPSPSDKHVSEDHLLEALKLDGLAPEDPAVIQPCLTVLQKLSGQIYSGLETEIQDLLFRRLLSLFRNANGDIQNETRAALLRLNITCSTIIRTLDYIVKDRTGSVHGKKKMKLVGHLKSSQSHDLSCNGENALSLLGSLLEVLLFKKDIENRDSLLGSLFKLLSKTFSDEWVQSVLDQDEKCIQVVSSNSDSLSSTISSIQQTLLIILEDICSSLTHSVSLGDDILHEIDVKMLVECAHSAKDGVTRNHVFSLISSITKIIPEKVLEHILDIFTVIGEAAVTQIDSHSQRVFEDLISTVVPCWLSGTGNNDKLLQIFINILPEVAEHRRLSIIVYLLRTLGEANSLASLLALLFRSLVTRKGLFYFESTHTSDSSTASLQREWEYSLGLQICEQYSCMIWLPPLVLMLKQIGAGIQSQELFIELLIAMRFTLNKLQDPEFAFKLASREDSEKIQATLEELMEQVVSIQQLVDATRKKRSIHVSVRKELKECMHAVLRTITVVMMPQTHFSGITKLLGHRDRNVAKKALGLLCETVREHDMVRPKQKHKSISSDRWQHLDENSLESFHSMCLKIVQLVDDSSDDMEVSLKVAAALALEVLAHRFSSNHSIFIECLPYVTKNISMHDLAVSSSCLQATGALINVLGHRALSELPHVMENLIRISRKTFLSSDMKTISGVDGTDIALQIPKESLILSILVSLEAVVVKLGGFLNPYLEEITRIMVLDLDYASGSDPKLKMKADSVRRLITENIPVRLALPPLLKIYSSTVESGDSSLAVYFGMLENMIGRMDRSSVSGYHAKIFDLCLLALDLRRQHPASVQKIDDVEKIVFNAMIALTMKLTESLFKPLFIRSIDWAESDVEDIASTGNIPRAISFYGLVNKLAENHRSLFVPYFKYLVDGCVRYLTVAGDVNTSGSTRKKKAKIQEGKDNSILLGNWHLRALVLSSLHKCFLYDTGSLKFLDSSNFQVLLKPIVSQLVAEPPSSLEEHPDIPSVEEVDNLLVVCIGQMAVTAGSDLLWKPLNYEVLMQTRSDNVRTRILGLRIVKYLLEHLREEYLVFLPETIPILGELLEDVELPVKSLAQSILKDMETMSGESLREYL
- the LOC103440073 gene encoding uncharacterized protein At3g06530 isoform X1 → MATSIAAQLEAIKSVIQADTEPSGSSKRPFTRPSILFDAKEAADIDVHTIFSIALQGLEVLVSVDERFRIYKNDLFSQKSKDLDRELMGIEDNNRINASISSYLRLLSGHFELSSSIKTLEYLIRRYKIHVYNFEELILCGLPYHDTHIFVRIVQLINLRNSKWKFLDGVKASGAPPPRNVIVQQCIRDKGVLEILCNYASPSKKYRPSRTVIKFCMAVVIEVLGSATSVDSDVVKRILPLVASGLESGTKGHPENKAGAMMIVGLLASKVTLSPKLVKSLIRSIAEIAREEAKESADLQLFRLSLMTLINLVQLQAVDMFPIKTMEIFMDIRDIAGILLGLFNEFNIDRFILVLLDSLVDYSSSNESCQLALISVLETIPSKSFVQHVVAKVLSSCLQSSQKITNSTSSISGSWAKKILIVLSKKYPSELQGAVQKFLDEKNVQTKKGGSVYETLGKMLDGNLDTSLAFSESKIWFGLHHPKADVRRRVLSALGTSVVLEAKAINPQSFVTIQDAILRQLHDDDLTVVRAALSVDKLSTIINSSDLVEALDDVLKRCFSILMSSSLENTSLACDVAVLCLNNASSDIHDNVDRCNILAAMIFPLLLVLPKTQRLNLKALELAKEVKWPLFENLAAPASSTAFASQPGRLSSINMDTITGLASRFLLHPEEFMPWLVNSANAFESSRTLFFLVMMQTLVIQKNESAEALALFEIGFPALKTEWEAFESVGDSSIEEFDTEMLNWDCRTFLDKLDSNLKSLNANILICLVWKLMKAFLSVMPATVSVDDDKKWVSWLRDLFVFFSVSKFKKVFKEHRHYLVTKCKVSAVCFLPKFFTEEDVPVAVQVESLNCFTYLCRQPEVRLPIQLLAEFPSVLVPLDSYNQDIRNAAMSCIEGLLTLWAHVDSSSKKNGNHATWIHFLGKLLDLVVQQKRLILSDKNFLLSLLASSLSPSYESFMAPKNIELRIFCRVDQSTREKILAFILNSALKLPDYAKLSILSLLKGMGNAILHDREMKSFLSLLLERRSQDCVSSHGLSNTEVQILCHLLESCAMPSPSDKHVSEDHLLEALKLDGLAPEDPAVIQPCLTVLQKLSGQIYSGLETEIQDLLFRRLLSLFRNANGDIQNETRAALLRLNITCSTIIRTLDYIVKDRTGSVHGKKKMKLVGHLKSSQSHDLSCNGENALSLLGSLLEVLLFKKDIENRDSLLGSLFKLLSKTFSDEWVQSVLDQDEKCIQVVSSNSDSLSSTISSIQQTLLIILEDICSSLTHSVSLGDDILHEIDVKMLVECAHSAKDGVTRNHVFSLISSITKIIPEKVLEHILDIFTVIGEAAVTQIDSHSQRVFEDLISTVVPCWLSGTGNNDKLLQIFINILPEVAEHRRLSIIVYLLRTLGEANSLASLLALLFRSLVTRKGLFYFESTHTSDSSTASLQREWEYSLGLQICEQYSCMIWLPPLVLMLKQIGAGIQSQELFIELLIAMRFTLNKLQDPEFAFKLASREDSEKIQATLEELMEQVVSIQQLVDATRKKRSIHVSVRKELKECMHAVLRTITVVMMPQTHFSGITKLLGHRDRNVAKKALGLLCETVREHDMVRPKQKHKSISSDRWQHLDENSLESFHSMCLKIVQLVDDSSDDMEVSLKVAAALALEVLAHRFSSNHSIFIECLPYVTKNISMHDLAVSSSCLQATGALINVLGHRALSELPHVMENLIRISRKTFLSSDMKTISGVDGTDIALQIPKESLILSILVSLEAVVVKLGGFLNPYLEEITRIMVLDLDYASGSDPKLKMKADSVRRLITENIPVRLALPPLLKIYSSTVESGDSSLAVYFGMLENMIGRMDRSSVSGYHAKIFDLCLLALDLRRQHPASVQKIDDVEKIVFNAMIALTMKLTESLFKPLFIRSIDWAESDVEDIASTGNIPRAISFYGLVNKLAENHRSLFVPYFKYLVDGCVRYLTVAGDVNTSGSTRKKKAKIQEGKDNSILLGNWHLRALVLSSLHKCFLYDTGSLKFLDSSNFQVLLKPIVSQLVAEPPSSLEEHPDIPSVEEVDNLLVVCIGQMAVTAGSDLLWKPLNYEVLMQTRSDNVRTRILGLRIVKYLLEHLREEYLVFLPETIPILGELLEDVELPVKSLAQSILKDMETMSGESLREYL
- the LOC103439592 gene encoding uncharacterized protein; the protein is MLPRWSRAVAQLSRLGTQQNLNLRNEFYVVSRQTYARAAAAVAPDTAFTVEKPLPAEPVVNLDKLFWSKPSSLALAPDSPLRIDEPQYGSFKRAILRMLLFYSKQSKSIRGANVVYKRIVSQVDKPGIYEVFNLEKTFKTTFSLLVLHMWLCLRRLKEEGKDGVEFGQYIYEIYNHDVELRVSKAGVNLLLTRWMKDLEKIFYGNIVAYDAALLQEAKLDDLQNVIWRNVFSDDGSSQPTGDASRAVQAMARYIRRELSCLSLTDKEAMFSGNFMFTPLKGEKAKSEATK